The sequence ATTTACGTAAAGTAATTATCCCTGAAGAAGTCGTACTAAGAGATGGAAGGATGATAGAAGTCAGGAAATATGTGAACCATAGATTGCTTCTACAGGATTTAGATATTACTCCATCCACCATCATCTAATTTTGGGAGAAATAAAGTAATTTCAGACTCATGAGGTTAAAATGTAGACGATTTTTACACAGGGAAGATTCAAGCATACTTTAACTTTTACTCTTTCTATTTTGCATTTCCCATTCAAATTTTAAGAAAGTTAGATCAAAAGAACTTATATTTTTTAGCAAAGATTTTTGCGCAGGTTCTTTCTCCAAAAAGTGTTAAACGATGCACCCGATATCCGCCTTCTCCACGCCCAGCGTCTCTATCTTCACCTGATCCTTCGTCCGAAACGTGTAGAACCGCACCGAATCCACGTCCGCTTCCATTAGCTCTTTCACATCGTGCTGGATACGCTTGAACTCCGCGTCCGTCAGCTCGCCTTCAAAAACGGAGTTCTGCACCCAATCCATAGACCGCCGCAGGTACTGGCAGATCTTCGTCACGCGTTCTACACCCATATCATACACGATTATCACGAACATTTCTCATCCTTGCTTAGTCAATTCATATCAAAATCTCATCCCTTGAACTCTTCGCACTCTTTCAAGAACAGTTCAGCTCCTTCTACTATCTTCCTCGCCTCCTCTTCGCCTATCTCGGCCAGGAGTCCATAATCTGCCTCCTCACGGTCTTCCTGCGCACGGGCGAACAAGTCGAAAATATCCCGCTCAAATGTGCCCGCCTTTACAAATTCCAATCCAAACTGAGCTATAACTCCCCGGTGCGTCTTTGAATATACGTCTCGCTCTGCTAACAACGCCCGTGCAGCGAAAAACATCGCATAATACGCCCTGCTCACCGCGTCTGAATAAAAGCCATCCTCCAATAAACTCCTCGCTACCTCTAACTTCTCACCTGCTCGCTCCATCAATACTAACTTCTCATCCAATTACCACACCCTCATTCGTTATCTGCGAGATAAAATGCGTATTCTTCAACCGCTCAAACTCACCAGGAGTAATAACTTTAACGGATATATATGTGCCCGTATCAAGCAGTATGTCTATTGCCTTTTCAATCACTTTGCCTTTGGTCTTTTGCTTATCGCTCGATAGTACTAGGATATCCACGTCGGATTCCTCAGTATCCTCGCCCCGTGCCACCGAGCCATACAAAATTATCCGCTCCGCTGCTGCGTCTTTCAACGTTCGTGCAAATTCCTTCGCTAGCTCTAATTTCTTCATCTACCTGCTTCACTATTTCCCTTCCTTCTAATTATACCTTTCGGCGTTCCCTTTGACTCTTCATCTCCCCCAACAGCTTACACGTGTTTTCAGCCAAGGTTTTACACGAAACAGACCGCGTTCGCGTATTTTTAGTCAAGGTTTTTGCGCTTCGCGCAAAAAAGTTTTTTACCACCAGATCACAAATGGCTTATACGGCTTCGTGCCCAATAAATGCTTCGTCAGTTTGTAGCATTCCAGCCGGATCAGCCGCTGATACGACACGTTCCGCTTCAAATCCCGATGCTTGATCGTTGTCTTCAGCTTCTCATCCCATTCCGCCAGAAACGTCCGCCGCCCTTTATCGTTCAGCAAACACGAGTTCAGCTCCTGCACAAAATCGCCTTCACTCAGCATGTGCTTGTTTACCAATTTGAAGATCACTCGATCGACCAGAAACGGCTTGAACACCTCCGCTATATCCAAAGACAGCGAAAAACGGCGTTCCGAAGGCTCGTGCAGATAGCTTATCGTCGGGTTCAGTTGCGTATTGTAAATCTCCGTCAGCACCGTACCGTACAGCAGCGAGTTGCCAAAGCTGATCAACGCATTCAACGGATTCTCCGGCGGCTGCTTCGTCCGAACTCCGAACTTGAATCCCGACGGCACGATCTTATCATAGCTCTGATAATACGTGTTTCGTATCGCGCCTTCGAGCGCCATCAACCGCTGCACCGTGTTCGTCTCCTTACTGTCTATTCGTGTACTTAAAGCCTGTATCTCCTCCAACTGTTTCGTTACTGCTCTTCCTTCTCGATTGTAATACTCGAGATTCCGCATGATGTTCTCCGCGGCACCCTGCACAAACGCTTTCGCCAGCTCCAGCCGCTTCTTCTTCTCTATAAAGTGCCTCGCCTGGTTTATCACTAAATCACCCGACAGTAACCGCTCCCGGGGATAGTAACTACCCTCGTAAAACCCATAATAGTTATAGAAATGCACCGGTGTCCCGTATTTCGAGAGATAGCTAATAACACCAGAAGTAAATGATATCCGCCCGTACGCGTAAATCGCACTTATTCGCTCGATCGGAAGGATCTTCTTCTCGATCCCCGGCTTCGCTTTCGCCCCTTCCTGTTCCTCAGCTTCTATCTTGAGTTCCGCCTCAGTTCCCTCTACCTCTGCCTCAAATACCTTCTCTTCCTCTTCCTCCTTACTCTCCGCATTCTTCTTGTACACGAAATACACCGTGTTCTGCTTCCGCCTCAACACCCCGTTCCTTAAGATGTAGTAGTTCACTTTCATCGCTCTTCCTCCTCACACCCAGCAAAATTCAAAATACGCGCACTTACGACAGATTCTCAGATACGAAGGTCGTGGTGGTTCTGGCAATGCAACCACCTCCTGTATACCTTTCAGTATGGTTTTTATCTCCTCTTTCAATGCATCAGTAAGCTCCACCTTCTCCTTCTTACGCAACAGAGGATAGTCTATTTCGCCTTCCACGTCCTCCATGCCTTTCAATTCCGCCAAATAAAACAGATAGTAAAGAAGCTGATATCGATGCGCCCGCTCCAGCCTCTTTCCCTTCTTCACCTCGTGTAAAACGAGTGTATCTCCCTTTCGGATAAAATCTATCGCTATTCGATCATCTATAACAATCTCCTTCTTCTTATCGCCCCCATACGAAGTCTCATGCACCAGCTTACCATAAGAGACAAGATCAGAACTCTGCTCCATCGTGACAAAATGCGAGAACAACCATAATTTCGTCTTACAAATGACGTAATAATTCACCTGTGTACCGCTGAAGAACATCTCTTTAGACAGTAATGCACCTATATCCGACTCAGATTCCATCTCTCTTCCTCCTACTTTAACGCTCGCAATGGTGCTCTTAGTGCCCTCGCGAACTCACAATATTTCTTTCGTCTAAATTTTCTTTTCTCTCTCCAACCCTATTCACGAATCCAAACCCCAAAGAACTCCGTTCTCCAAATCCCGCGTCTAACCCAAACTCTATTACTCTCAGTTGCACATCATCCAAATAACTCCAGACAAACTCCCACATGCTTCCTACCATCACGTATTCCTTTCCGTCAATAACCACCTTGGTAGCTGTGGGTCTCCGGAACATAAACTGCTCGAACAGATCGTAATTTTCTATATTCGTACCGTTAAATTCGTTAAATTTCTTTATCAGATTCTCACTCAACTGCTTCAAAAAAGCATCAAATGAATATTTCGGTCGCCAATAAACATATCTCTGTTTCCTCTCATCCTCTGGTATGCCATATTTATCATAATTCCGCTCGGGTATCCTGATTATTACTGGCGTTGCTGTAAGCACCTTCAAATTCCTCCTCGTTAGCTTCACATCAAGGCTCTTTACATCCAGCACCTCAAAAGACATTTCACCGATATTTGCTGCCTGCCCATGCGCGGGAAAATTCTGTAGTGTATCCCTTAACGAAGCAACTAGATCCTTATTTGGCGATGCAATAATCAACTTCAAAATATCCCGCTCTGCCATATCTTTTATCGGAAAGATATTTGAAAAGCAGAAGAATTTATAACCCGCTTTGTCGTGAACCATCTCGAATCCTGAGTCTCGTAAAAGTCCATAAATGAATCCCTGGAGCTTATGATGATACATACTTTCATAGCTCTGAGATTTTGCTGCTCGAAGCGTAATGAGAAGGCGCATGTATATTGATGCCTTTTACTTCAAAGAAAAGTTTTTGACTGAACAAGGAATCATTTTTATTACCATCATTCCTCCCTATTTCTGCCATACCTGGAGGCCTTAGTCAAGTCAGATTTTATCCAATGTCGTATTCTGAGCTTTTTAGTAAGTTGATAATTCCTTTAATAGTACCGTCACCTCCCCCTCGGCACTAGGATTGTAGCTCTCTCTTGCCCCTGCGTAATGAGTTTGATCGTTCCGGCAAGAGCGTCCGGCCTGTCATCATGCGCCGCAAGCGGGAAATGGACGAGCTGCTCGATAAGGAGCGGATAATCCTGGTTCCACGAGGTTAAGAATGTCAGCTGCCCGTTGGAGAAGTAGGGCTCGATCGCTTATGCCGGTCTTCTCCTCACCACGCAGCGATAATCATCTATTTTCGCGACAAAACTCCAATCCCTGCTCAAATAACTTTCTAACTTCTCAACGGAAATTACCTTTTCGGCTGTTTTAACCTCCGGTACGAGCTGCCCGCGTTTCCATTCCATCGCGTCCTTAATGAGCGTGACTTGCTCTTCCTGCGGGAGCAATCGCCATAATATCTCTTTACCCTCGCCGTATTTTGCTTTTATATACTGCCCGATAATCTTCTCCGGATCATCGCTTATGCCCGCAGAAGCCGCCCTCACCGAGGCTAACAAGATATCCGTAAGCTTTGTCTCCATCGGGCTCCGTGCGAAGTTTAATTTCGCGTATTCCGCACGGTGATATTCAACCTTATCCTTATCATAATAGGCGTCCTGAGAGCCAGGAAGGATATGGCCAAACAGAAACTGCTGCGTGCTCGGATCCATGCGACCTCCATCGACTGTCGGTTCTCTCAGCACCGATTCAAACGCTTTTCTCAAACAGTGCGCGGAGATATGCTCCCACTGCTCTATCCCTGCGCGTCGTGCCGCAGTTTTGATTATCTTATTCACCGTTTGTGGTGCTGGTCTATGCAACATGCGCTCCGCTTTCTTCCAGAGCGTCCAGTCAGAGCAAAACAGGGGCTCGTCCGGTGCTATGTTCACGAACTTCTCTTTTCGTTCCCTGAGGAATGCCTTCAATACTTGAGCTGCTTCTGCACAGATAAAGGTGCAATAAGGGATGTTCCCCTTGCAGGCATCAGGCACGCGTTCTTTCATCTCGGGATACACCGGAATTTTGATGATCTCCTTACCGTTCTCCACATCATCCCGTACGTCCTCGTAGTTCAGTGCGCAGAGTGTGCTGATTCGTAATCCAGAACTAAAGAGTGATAGGAGTAATGCTCTATTCCGTGCACTACCGGCGCCATCGGCAATTCGATACATCTCGTCCTTAGTCGGGATGTACTCCTTCTTCTTCCGGTATCGCGCGGGCACGAAATACGTTCGCACCTTTAAGGTCTCGTAACCGTTTACCCTGAAGAAGGACAGGAGTCTCCTGATGATACTGTTAAGGTACGCTCGACTATACTTCGTTTCGCCAAGCTCATCAACAAAATCCATAATAAGCTCTTCCACCTTTTCAGGCGGGAGTTTTACCAGCTCATCAGGTCCGTAGCTGGTATATTGACAGAACCGATGAAGTATGCGCAGATACACGCTCATCGTACTCGTGCTCTTCGTGTACCTTCTCAGATGGCGCAGCCACTTCTGTATCGAAGGGTACTTCGACTTCCAGGCATCAGCGCCATCCCTATCCTCTATTCCGAAGTAGAGTTCCCAATCTCGCAGCTTAGGTGCCTCATGCAGTTCAAACTTGCCGAATATCCTAGGCTCCCCTGCAGCCATTTTTAATCACAAAATATATAGGACAAGCTATTTATAAAACTATATGCTTTCTGATGGATTCATCCGCTGTAGGGAATGGGCCCGATGCGATTCGAACGCATGACCTTCGCCTCGTAAAGGCGACGTCATAACCAACTAGACCACGGGCCCCTCTTTGCTCTTTATGCGCCACGTTAAGCTTTTTGCCGCGGTGACTGGTGACGAAACGTAACCGCTTTATTCTTTTGGTTCGTTTCGTTCGTTATACCTTATATTATACATACGATAGTGCTATTTTAAAATAAAAAGGCAAGGAAAAATGCGTGGTGGATTTAGAAAGGGAGTAGGCGTGAATCCGAAGGTGTTAAGCCAGCAGATGAAACAGCTGGGCATAAGCCTCGAAGAGCTGAGCGATGTTGAAGAGGTCGTGATAAGAACCGCAGATGCCGAGCTCGTTTTTGAGGACGCCGTCGTTACCGTTATGGACGCACCGGGGTCGAAGATGTATCAGATAACCGGTACGCCGGTAAAACGCCCGAGAACTGAATTAGAGCCCGAGTTGAGCATCTCTCAGGAGGACGTAGCGATCGTAATGGAAAAAGCGGGATGCAGCGAGGCAGAGGCGAAAGCTGCGTTAACCGAAACGAACGGTGATTTAGCTGAGGCGATATTCAAACTCTCTGAATAACGTACGTAAAGAATGACCGTAATTCAGCCGAAACGCGTTGGGATCGTATGTAAAGGTAGGGACGAGGATATCATCGTATTAAATAAGCTGATCGAATCCATAGAGGATCGAGTTGACATTGTATTCGATGAATCAACAGCGAATAAGCTTCAAACGCGCGGAATGAAACTGAACGAGATGTCCGTTGATCTTCTGATCTGCATTGGCGGCGATGGTACCATTCTACGGGCGCTTCATGCGTTACAAACACCAACGCCGATGTTAGGAATAAACATGGGTGCTATCGGTTTCTTAGCGGAGGTGCAGCCGGAAGAAAGCGTTTCTACACTCACACGACTGCTAGAAGGGTTTGAGGTCGAGCAAAAGGAGCGACTTGCCGTAACGATCAACGGATCGGAAGAGAAGACACCGTATGCGATGAACGAAGTAGTCGTCATAACCTCCAAACCCGGGAAGATGCTTCACTTTGCCATCTTTATCGATGACGAGGAGTTGGAACGGTTACGTGCGGACGGTGTGATCTTCGCAACGCCCACAGGCAGCACTGCGTATGCCATGAGTGCCGGCGGACCCATCGTAGACCCCCAGGTGAATGCAACCATAATCGTGCCAATCGCGCCCTTTAAACTCGCTGCACGACCCACCGTCGTTGATATAACCAGCGAGATACGCTTTGAACTTCTGGAGCGGAAGAATGCCGAATTGGTGATCGATGGGCAATTTTACCGGGCGATCGGAGAAGAAGAACGAATTAGTATTACCCGGGGTGCACCGGCTTTTTTTGTGAATGTCGGGGGCAAACATTTTTTAAAACTCCGTGACAAATTACGGGGTGAGGAAGAAAAAGGAAAGGTTGATATACCTAGAAGGTGAAGGTGTGTGTGGGGGGAAGAGGAATGAAAATGCAAAGTATATCGGTATTGCGGTTGAGTAATAAACGGGTTGTGAACTCAGAGGGGGGGGAAATGGGCACGTTGCACAATATAGTGGCTGATGCGGGAACGGGCATTTTGCGGGAACTTGTGGTTAAACCCGCTGCTGAGCTTGACACGAGCAAGTTCAAAATGGAAGACGAGTACATCTTCGTACCGTTCGAAGCCGTTAAGGCGATAAAGGACGTCATCGTTGTAGATAGTGAGATGATACGGGCACGGGCGTGACGGGATTCGAACCCGTGATTTGCAGCTTAGGAGGCTGCCGCCATATCCTTGCTAGGCCACACGCCCTATCAGACAGACTTTTTCGTGCAGAGAATAAAGAGAGGATTATCAAAGAAAAAGCTTTTTCTTATCGAATTGCTTGAAGATTTTAGTGCTGTTTCAACAGCATTTCTTTTTTATCTATGCTATGGCAACATTGCAAAAGAGCGTGGAACAGGCAGCGAAGATCATCAACGGGCATGAACACGCGCGTGTGATCTCGCATTACGACGCAGACGGGATAACATCCGCAGGAATTATCTGTAACGCGTTACTTCGACGAGGCATACAGTTCCACGCGACGATTGTGAACAAATTGGAACGCTCTTTTATTCAGGATTTGGATGAGAGCCTGATCATAATTTGCGATATGGGCACCGCGCAATCCGATCTGCTATCCGAGAATCTCAGGAAGGACGTGGTAATCATAGACCACCACGCGCCTGCAACGTCAGTCCCGGCATTTCACGCATCGTCCTCTTCCTCAGTCCTTATCAATCCCTGCTGCCTGCGTGGTGCGGAAAAGCGTGAGTTGACCAATGAGCGTGGCAGCACAATTTGCGCTGCAGGGCTCTCTTATCTCGTAGCACGGTGTATGTCGTCAGGCGACGATACGGGCAACATAGACCTTGCCGGACTCGCGATCGCGGGGACATTAGGCGATAAATTGGATCTTGAAACCGGAATTAACCGCCTGATTGTGGACGAGGCGGTGCAGGAGGGCGTTGTTACGGTTAAAACTGGTCTGAAGCTCGGAGTCGGTAAGATCAGAGATTCAATCCTTTTCGCTACCGATCCCTACCTCCCGCTCGCAGGTAAAGTGGAATGGGTGGATGCGTTTTTGGAGAAGATGGGAATAGCCAAAGATACGCTTTTGAGCGCTTTAAATAAGGCAGAGGAGAAAAGGCTGACTGCCGAGTTGTTAGCGCTCTTACGGGAATCGCAAGCTTGTATCAGCGATGACGCATTAGTAGGAACCTCGTACACGCTCCATTCTGAGGTGATACGGGATGGCATGGATTTTATGAGGATGGTAGATGCGTGCGGTCGATTGGGCAAATCGGGTATAGGAATAGGGCTGTGCCTGCGTGAGGCGAACCTGGTAGAAGAAGCGACCTCGTTATACCTGAATATTCAAAGCAAACTTGTCTCCGAGTTGAGTAGACTGGAAAGCGAAGCAGATGCAATAAAAGAGCTTAACCATATCTTCTACTTCTTCGTGCAGGAGGGCGGCGTAACGGGCACGTTAGCCGGCATCGTAGCGGAGTATATCTGCACGGGAAAGCCCGTAATAGTGCTGAACAAGAAAGACAAAGTTGCGGAGGACCAGAAAGACGAAGAGACGAGGATATCAGCGCGGTGTAACAAGAAACTAATGTCGGCATCAGGAGGGATAGACCTCGCTGTAGCGATGGAGCAAGCATCAGGGGCGGTAGACGGTTTTGGCGGCGGACATCCTGTTGCCGCGGGAGCATCCATACCCAAGGGGTCGGAAGAGAAATTCATAACAGCGCTTGATACGATCATCGGTAAGCAGCGCGGGCAAAAGAAGTGAGAGTTCATAGCCAGAACCATTTACAGACCTTTATCCCCGTTCTTTTTAAATCACATACAGAGGATTTAGAATTATATTAACAACGAATCCGTAAGGAGATAATGCAAATGGGGATTGCAGTTGTAGGCGGCGGGATTTCTGGGATTTCTGCGGCACTCGATCTCGCACGTTCTGGGTTCACGGTCTACCTGATAGAGAAGAACCAAGAACTGGGTGGCAAGATGTCTGAGCTTGCGGAATGCAAGGTAGGCTTAGCTCCACTGATTGCCGAGGTGGAGAACCATCCTAACATCGAACTCTTGCTCTCCAGCGAGTTGGAGGCCGTATCGGGGTCTGCGGGCAATTTCACGTTGACCGTTTCCGGGAAGGAGATAACGGTTGAAAGTATCGTGTTAGCCCCCGGTTAC is a genomic window of Methanomicrobia archaeon containing:
- the cas2 gene encoding CRISPR-associated endonuclease Cas2, with translation MFVIIVYDMGVERVTKICQYLRRSMDWVQNSVFEGELTDAEFKRIQHDVKELMEADVDSVRFYTFRTKDQVKIETLGVEKADIGCIV
- a CDS encoding HEPN domain-containing protein produces the protein MERAGEKLEVARSLLEDGFYSDAVSRAYYAMFFAARALLAERDVYSKTHRGVIAQFGLEFVKAGTFERDIFDLFARAQEDREEADYGLLAEIGEEEARKIVEGAELFLKECEEFKG
- a CDS encoding nucleotidyltransferase domain-containing protein, giving the protein MKKLELAKEFARTLKDAAAERIILYGSVARGEDTEESDVDILVLSSDKQKTKGKVIEKAIDILLDTGTYISVKVITPGEFERLKNTHFISQITNEGVVIG
- the cas1b gene encoding type I-B CRISPR-associated endonuclease Cas1; translated protein: MKVNYYILRNGVLRRKQNTVYFVYKKNAESKEEEEEKVFEAEVEGTEAELKIEAEEQEGAKAKPGIEKKILPIERISAIYAYGRISFTSGVISYLSKYGTPVHFYNYYGFYEGSYYPRERLLSGDLVINQARHFIEKKKRLELAKAFVQGAAENIMRNLEYYNREGRAVTKQLEEIQALSTRIDSKETNTVQRLMALEGAIRNTYYQSYDKIVPSGFKFGVRTKQPPENPLNALISFGNSLLYGTVLTEIYNTQLNPTISYLHEPSERRFSLSLDIAEVFKPFLVDRVIFKLVNKHMLSEGDFVQELNSCLLNDKGRRTFLAEWDEKLKTTIKHRDLKRNVSYQRLIRLECYKLTKHLLGTKPYKPFVIWW
- the cas4 gene encoding CRISPR-associated protein Cas4, giving the protein MESESDIGALLSKEMFFSGTQVNYYVICKTKLWLFSHFVTMEQSSDLVSYGKLVHETSYGGDKKKEIVIDDRIAIDFIRKGDTLVLHEVKKGKRLERAHRYQLLYYLFYLAELKGMEDVEGEIDYPLLRKKEKVELTDALKEEIKTILKGIQEVVALPEPPRPSYLRICRKCAYFEFCWV
- the cas6 gene encoding CRISPR-associated endoribonuclease Cas6; this encodes MVHDKAGYKFFCFSNIFPIKDMAERDILKLIIASPNKDLVASLRDTLQNFPAHGQAANIGEMSFEVLDVKSLDVKLTRRNLKVLTATPVIIRIPERNYDKYGIPEDERKQRYVYWRPKYSFDAFLKQLSENLIKKFNEFNGTNIENYDLFEQFMFRRPTATKVVIDGKEYVMVGSMWEFVWSYLDDVQLRVIEFGLDAGFGERSSLGFGFVNRVGERKENLDERNIVSSRGH
- a CDS encoding tyrosine-type recombinase/integrase, with product MAAGEPRIFGKFELHEAPKLRDWELYFGIEDRDGADAWKSKYPSIQKWLRHLRRYTKSTSTMSVYLRILHRFCQYTSYGPDELVKLPPEKVEELIMDFVDELGETKYSRAYLNSIIRRLLSFFRVNGYETLKVRTYFVPARYRKKKEYIPTKDEMYRIADGAGSARNRALLLSLFSSGLRISTLCALNYEDVRDDVENGKEIIKIPVYPEMKERVPDACKGNIPYCTFICAEAAQVLKAFLRERKEKFVNIAPDEPLFCSDWTLWKKAERMLHRPAPQTVNKIIKTAARRAGIEQWEHISAHCLRKAFESVLREPTVDGGRMDPSTQQFLFGHILPGSQDAYYDKDKVEYHRAEYAKLNFARSPMETKLTDILLASVRAASAGISDDPEKIIGQYIKAKYGEGKEILWRLLPQEEQVTLIKDAMEWKRGQLVPEVKTAEKVISVEKLESYLSRDWSFVAKIDDYRCVVRRRPA
- a CDS encoding nascent polypeptide-associated complex protein; its protein translation is MRGGFRKGVGVNPKVLSQQMKQLGISLEELSDVEEVVIRTADAELVFEDAVVTVMDAPGSKMYQITGTPVKRPRTELEPELSISQEDVAIVMEKAGCSEAEAKAALTETNGDLAEAIFKLSE
- a CDS encoding NAD(+)/NADH kinase; its protein translation is MTVIQPKRVGIVCKGRDEDIIVLNKLIESIEDRVDIVFDESTANKLQTRGMKLNEMSVDLLICIGGDGTILRALHALQTPTPMLGINMGAIGFLAEVQPEESVSTLTRLLEGFEVEQKERLAVTINGSEEKTPYAMNEVVVITSKPGKMLHFAIFIDDEELERLRADGVIFATPTGSTAYAMSAGGPIVDPQVNATIIVPIAPFKLAARPTVVDITSEIRFELLERKNAELVIDGQFYRAIGEEERISITRGAPAFFVNVGGKHFLKLRDKLRGEEEKGKVDIPRR
- a CDS encoding PRC-barrel domain-containing protein translates to MQSISVLRLSNKRVVNSEGGEMGTLHNIVADAGTGILRELVVKPAAELDTSKFKMEDEYIFVPFEAVKAIKDVIVVDSEMIRARA
- a CDS encoding DHH family phosphoesterase, with protein sequence MATLQKSVEQAAKIINGHEHARVISHYDADGITSAGIICNALLRRGIQFHATIVNKLERSFIQDLDESLIIICDMGTAQSDLLSENLRKDVVIIDHHAPATSVPAFHASSSSSVLINPCCLRGAEKRELTNERGSTICAAGLSYLVARCMSSGDDTGNIDLAGLAIAGTLGDKLDLETGINRLIVDEAVQEGVVTVKTGLKLGVGKIRDSILFATDPYLPLAGKVEWVDAFLEKMGIAKDTLLSALNKAEEKRLTAELLALLRESQACISDDALVGTSYTLHSEVIRDGMDFMRMVDACGRLGKSGIGIGLCLREANLVEEATSLYLNIQSKLVSELSRLESEADAIKELNHIFYFFVQEGGVTGTLAGIVAEYICTGKPVIVLNKKDKVAEDQKDEETRISARCNKKLMSASGGIDLAVAMEQASGAVDGFGGGHPVAAGASIPKGSEEKFITALDTIIGKQRGQKK